In a single window of the Pseudopipra pipra isolate bDixPip1 chromosome Z, bDixPip1.hap1, whole genome shotgun sequence genome:
- the LOC135407799 gene encoding LOW QUALITY PROTEIN: uncharacterized protein LOC135407799 (The sequence of the model RefSeq protein was modified relative to this genomic sequence to represent the inferred CDS: deleted 1 base in 1 codon) — protein MDSGWTFCEKEQEGNNVSYGSSLNFRTHAGCGDGAQNSNRRVVMKERFLNSCCGVGEGIPDNSPPSVTDESRPCGEQIAAWALPSRTVRGPELGPSLPALQPSCPNRVNKEGLPLPSQQPSSGMPLPGAECVGTAGGEVSEEAGEESALVPLGEDECVRVGTSVSRWERCQEEAMWTGDWKVINARPVIYWPRQNPQFQGLPYDVTKELRQIVKESGISSSHVFSLEDVVKDDFNNPVQIWLTDFRENCTAYANDLSSLQVGVTCNHLMGERAYTAPESQAGYPRETYEGSLNRYIENENARELFFRQLAYENANQDCRRALQTIPERESCMIAEMVRVFDQWPLKKEWLVYLRDLVQELLNAGHIVPTSSPWNTPVFCVPKQSGRWCMLQDLRAVNSVLEPRGALQLGLPSPAMLPAGWLLMVIDLKDCFFTIFLHPDNAPCFAFSIPPLNHTEPMQRYHWVFLPQEMHNSPIICQTVVAKAIHPVRKLHPSAIIYHYMDDILVTTATETELQSVITALTNAVQEAGLQVAPEKIQRSQPWAYLGWRITQQEITPQPLMIKVKDTLILNDLQRLLRAINWLRPTLHLTTEELHPLFELLKGDPYLTSIRSLTTEAKQALKTCSQVIESRQGRRQNPELHICLALVHSRFQPFAVLFQWDQAESDPLRILEWLFLPHSAQKTV, from the exons ATGGACTCGGGTTGGACTTTTTGTGAGAAGGAACAGGAGGGGAACAATGTAAGTTATGGCTCTAGTCTGAATTTTCGCACGCACGCGGGCTGTGGTGATGGGGCACAAAATTCAAACCGCAGAGTTGTTATGAAGGAGCGGTTTTTGAATTCTTGCTGTGGCGTGGGGGAGGGGATCCCAGACAACTCACCCCCTTCGGTCACTGATGAGTCACGGCCATGTGGCGAGCAGATCGCTGCATGGGCGCTGCCATCTCGCACGGTCAGGGGACCAGAACTCGGGCCATCtcttccagccctgcagccatcTTGTCCTAACCGTGTGAACAAGGAAGGTTTGCCTCTTCCATCACAGCAGCCATCTTCTGGCATGCCTCTACCAGGAGCTGAATGTGTTGGTACAGCAGGTGGTGAGGTATCGGAAGAGGCAGGAGAGGAATCCGCTCTGGTTCCTCTGGGTGAGGACGAGTGTGTGCGAGTGGGTACATCAGTAAGCCGGTGGGAAAGGTGTCAAGAGGAAGCGATGTGGACGGGAGATTGGAAGGTTATAAATGCACGTCCAGTCATTTACTGGCCACGGCAAAATCCTCAGTTCCAGGGTCTGCCTTATGACGTAACTAAGGAGTTGAGGCAAATTGTTAAAGAAAGCGGCATTTCCTCGTCTCATGTGTTTTC ATTGGAAGATGTTGTAAAAGATGATTTTAACAACCCAGTACAGATCTGGCTTACTGACTTTCGGGAGAATTGCACAGCTTATGCAAATGATCTTAGCAGCTTGCAGGTGGGTGTGACTTGTAATCATTTGATGGGAGAGAGAGCCTACACGGCACCCGAATCCCAGGCTGGCTACCCTCGAGAGACTTACGAG GGTTCATTAAACAGGTatatagaaaatgaaaatgctaGAGAGCTGTTTTTCAGGCAGCTTGCTTACGAAAATGCTAACCAGGATTGTCGGCGAGCTTTGCAGACCATCCCTGAAAGGGAAAGCTGCATGATTGCTGAGATGGTCCGAGTGT TCGATCAATGGCCCTTGAAAAAGGAATGGCTCGTTTACCTGAGAGACTTAGTCCAAGAGCTACTAAATGCAGGACATATAGTGCCAACCTCCAGTCCATGGAACACTCCGGTGTTCTGTGTTCCAAAACAGAGTGGCAGATGGTGTATGCTGCAAGACCTTAGAGCAGTCAATTCAGTCCTAGAACCTAGG GGAGCATTACAACTAGGACTCCCCTCACCTGCTATGCTTCCAGCAGGATGGCTGTTAATGGTAATTGACCTAAAGGACTGTTTCTTCACCATTTTCCTACACCCTGATAATGCCccatgttttgctttctcaatcCCTCCTTTAAACCACACAGAGCCTATGCAGAGGTACCACTGGGTCTTTTTGCCCCAGGAGATGCATAATAGTCCGATAATTTGTCAGACTGTTGTGGCTAAGGCTATCCACCCTGTCAGAAAACTTCACCCTTCAGCTATTATTTACCATTACATGGATGACATCTTAGTAACCACAGCCACAGAGACCGAGTTGCAATCTGTTATAACTGCTCTGACTAATGCTGTCCAAGAAGCAGGGTTGCAGGTTGCTCCAGAGAAGATCCAACGATCTCAACCCTGGGCCTATCTTGGATGGAGGATCACGCAGCAGGAAATCACACCCCAGCCACTGATGATCAaggtaaaagacactttaattttGAATGACTTACAGAGACTTTTAAGGGCTATTAACTGGTTAAGGCCTACCTTACACTTAACTACAGAAGAGCTTCATCCTCTTTTCGAGCTGCTCAAAGGTGATCCATACCTGACGTCCATTCGATCCTTAACTACAGAGGCAAAGCAGGCCTTAAAGACATGTTCTCAGGTGATTGAGAGCAGACAAGGCAGAAGGCAAAATCCTGAACTTCACATTT